atcccagctactcaggaggctgaggcaggaggatcatttgaatccaggatgtgggggttgcagggagccaagatcgtcccactgcactcgagcctgggcaacagagtgagactccatctcaaaaaaattaaaaaaaataaaaaaaataaagaaaagtaaatgaggaAGGTACAGAAAACCAtgagcacaatgcctggcaccaaatgggctcaataaatgttagaacCTCCCGGGCTCAGTGGCTCTTTCAACCACGAGGAAATGAATGATCTCAAGATCCATGGGTTCTTGATGGGTACAGGATAAAACTCGCCAAGGAAATAAGCTCTGTGATACTCAATGATAGTGTTAGCATTTGCTAAATTGGAAGAGAACTCTCAGGGTTTCTGCATTCCTCCCTGAGGGAAAGGACCGTGTCCTGCAGATTCCCCAGGATCTAGAATGCACGCTGGCACACCACAAGTGTGTATGGTATCAacggatgagtgaatgaatgaagtccCTAAAAGTCACACAATTTCATGGGCAATTGTTAAATTTTACACTCACAAATGGAGCCAGTGTAACTCCAATACCAACAGCACACGTACCTTGTGGCTTTCTGCGTTAAACCTATGACATCCAATAATTTCAGGGGTGATCTCCAtgacatcaaaataaaaacctGACATAAAACCAGGAAGACATCAGCTGTCATTAGTCAAAGAACAAAAGATCGGCCTCTCAACAGACGTAGAACAGGGCAAAATGACCCCATATCCCCGGGTCCCCTGGCTCTCTTTCATCCCCCAGATGAGACCTGCGAATATTCTCAGTTCTTCTCTCCAACAGGATAGAAGGGAACCAGGGAGCCCTGAGCCAGCTTTTCTCAGAGACAACTCTTCCTGCTCTCACTTGGCAGCCTTGAACAGGAAGCAGCTGCCCAGTCAATCCTAAAATACCAACACAAGTTTGACCAAGGGAGGCACAGCCCCTCCCTGCTCAGGCCTTCTGAGACACTGGGCACTTTTCCTCGTGCCTGGGGCAGAGGGCTGAGAACGGGGATATACCAGGGCAGAGGCTGCCCTCTCTGATGCTGTCATCAGGGGCTTGGTGGGGACAGAAGATGTAGCTATGGTCTGATCTTCTGCTCAGAGCAGAAGCCAAGGACAGCCTTACAGGCCCACCCTCACTCAGAACACAGGGTTCCACACCAGCTTGTAGGATCTGTGGAATAGAAGTGCAGACAGACAGCGCTCCCCTGGACTTCTCCACGGCCCTCCACTCCCCCAGCTCATGgggccccaggccctgcccctccaGCCGGCAGCTGCTGACCCTTCACAGGCTTGGGCATCACCAACTGGCCTACCCAGGTTTCCACCGTTGCCCATCTCTGTGGACTGCAGTGCCTTAGAGAACTTGCTCCAGGAACGGGACGCGGACTTGTCGCGGATCTTCTCTCTCATGAGGGAGCCATTTTTAAAGCTGCCGAAGAGAGTATAGCTGTGAGGAAGGAGCCAGTGCTTGCTCACTGGACCCATGAGTTTCAGTAAAGAGACCCAGGCAGAGGAACTGCAGGTCAGGCTGGACCACAAGCCCTAGTCAGTGCACAGCAGGCTCTGAAACTTAGGTATCAGAGGCGCTTCCTCAGATTCCAGGCCGCTGAACGTCCCTGGGAGGCACCGGAAATGCCCTTATCTTAGGCTGTTTAcacaggaggctgacacagaggAGCCCCAGGTAGAGACAGGGAGCTCCGGTTTCTGCACATTCTACCATGGGCACAATGAGGCAGGGTGGGCTAGATTAACTAGCCACATTCTCCAGCGCTTCTCAGGGCTTAGGAGCTCAGAAACCATTTCCCTCAGGAGCTCTGGACGGGTCTCCAAAGGCCTGTGGTCAGAGCACAGAGCATGTCCCTTCCATGAGAGCTGTTGGGAAGCAGGATGTCCTTTCCGCTATGAGGGTCCACCACATGCCGGACAGGTCACAGCAACAACGTGCGGTAAATGCTCTTGCTCTCCCCATCTCATGAGGAAAGTGTGGCTCAGACATGCCACACTACAgagtttgcccaaggtcacacaggataTAGGTGGTGAGGATAGGATTTGAACCCGGGCTTGAGGGACTCAGGGTCTTGGGTTATTCCTCACCCGGCTCTGCTGTCAGCAAGAGTCGGTGAGTCCTTGGCGGTCTCAGCTGCCCAGCAGAGCCTGGGAAAGTGGAGGGAGTCATTCCAGAGCTTAGTGGAAGGACTTAGGGTCCTCAAGATGGTGCCAGATCTGCCCACACCTCCTCACCCAGGGAATGGTGCCAACCAACACCCAGGCTCACCACAGGAGTGCCATGTAGTGCTGGGAGTCAACCGGGTTGCAGAAGATGTGGCCTTCCAGGGCAGGCATGGGTTGTTGGAGCCAGAGAAACAGGGTGTCACTGGTGCCCAGGCTGACCTGGGGAGAGATGGGCAGAGGTGGGGCGCCTTGGGCTTTGCCCACACACACTGCCCTCTGCCAGCGACGCGCTGTACTCCACCCACCTTAACCCTGTCACTTTACTCACGCTGCAGACCTCAGATGCAAGGCCACTTTCTCAGAGCCACATCTGACCCTCCCACACCAGATGAGCCAGGAGTTAGCTCCCCAGATGCAGATTTCATGGATCTTCTGTGCTGATTTCCCACAACTGCATCTAAATAATGGTTTGGGTGATGGCTGGTTCCCCACATGACTTTCCCACTAGAAGTAGGAAGGCCTGGGTTATGTCTTCCTTATGCATCTGGGCTGCTCACAGCAGTTTGGCCCCAGGTCTGACCCTCTGCCACTGCACGCACTAAGACTGGCCACTGTGAAGCAGGCAGGGGTCCTGCCCATCCAGCAAAGAACAATGACTTTCTGAGAAAGATGTGCGCCCCCATCCCCTCCCTCCACTGTCTTCTGGAACTGGCAGACACTCTGATATACAGGGACCCAGACCCTGGTCCTTCAGGGTCTGGGTCCCAGCAGTATCTCTGCTACTTATCAGAGTGTGGGTGTGAGCGTGGAAACAGAAAGAGCCTATGGGTGTGGGAAGTCGCCTTACCGCAATGTCACCTTCCTCCAGTCTCATGCCTGCCAGCGACGCTGAGAATGGGAGGGGAGCTTCTGGTTAGCTGGTGGCCACGTGGGAATCACAAAGCAAACCACAGGGCTCTCCAGGCAGGCGCAcagcccccacctccaacccccACCCACACCCTAGGGTGGTGGCAGGAGCAGGGGGAGCTGAGCTCTCAGGAGGCCCTAAGAGAAGGTCATAGGGGTCAGGGGTGAAGTCTGTTAGCAGGGGCCTCTGATTTGAGCTGTGAAGTCTCTTTCCTGAAGGGGTCCAAACATCCCTCCACTGTCAGGCACTCCCAGGAGTGCAGAGAATCAAGGAGGCCAAGACAAGACACCAAGGATACACAGCAGAGAAAAACACAGGCAGTAATGGAAAAGAAGGGGGTGAGGTTATGTTCACTGTCTGTGCCCTGCCTTAGACACAAGACCCACAacagcagtcttttttttttttttttttgagatatagaggtggggtctcactctgtcacccaggctggagtgcagtggcatgattatagctcactgcagcctcgaactccgtGATCATGCAgtcctcccaacctcagcctgcaagtagctaagactacaggtgcacactaccacacctggcccacaacAGCAATCTTTATCTGCCTTGATTGCTGAAGTGCCCCAGCGCTGAAGGaaggcctggcacataataggcactcacTAAATGCTGAGTGAATGAACATGTGAGTAAAGGTGAAATGGGAGTGAGAAACAGGTGCACTCAAACACTGCCACTGAGGTTCAATCAGCAGCGTGTGTGTCAGAAGCCTTGGATCCAGGAATCCCACCTTTGAGAACTTATCCTGTAACAACAAAGAGATGAGACCGAATGTGCATCTCAAGATCATTTGCACTGCCAAACACTGAAGCAACACCACCCTCCATCCATAAGGGACTGGTGAAATAAATGCTGGGACAATTGAGCTCTAGACAACtgttaaaatgagaaagatactGCCCAGGTTGATTAAAATAAACAATGCTTATTTATGAGCACAGAAAGAAGACTGAAAGGACAGAAAGTAACCTTTCTAATTAGGGTTAAAAATTAACCTTTCTAGTTAGAATTAAATGTAACCCTAATCTGGTGGATCGTTAGAAAAAGACTTTtcctggggtggggctgaggggTAGTAGTTAGGGTGTTGTTTAGTGCAGCCCACCTGGCCTTCCTTCAGAGATCCGAGGGCCCCTCCAGGGGTGGCTTCAGGACTACccagaggagaagaggaggaagagaagaggctAGGGAAGGAGATGAGGTGTCTGGACGAGAAACAAGTCATTGCTGCAGATCAGATGACAGGGCAGAGACTTAAAACCATGTCCTAGAGGAAGGGTTGGAGGAATTGAGCTATTCATCTTGGAACAGAAAAGACAGGTTAGGGATGGGGTGGGCAAGACTGCCTTCCTTAATCATTGAGCAGTTTTCATCCAGAGAGAGCAGACTGACCAGCTCCTGAGGGCAGAGTTGGAGCTGAGATGGGGCAGGTACAAGGAGTCAGATcgcagggtgggggtggtggggaatgACCACAGAAGGCTTCACCAAGAGGCTGGACTGGAATTCTCAAAAGTCCAGCATGGACCCAGTCAGGCTCATCGGACAGAGAAACTCCCCGAGATACTCACCTGGGTTGTCCCCAGTGAAGGCCACCACTTTGCATCCTGGAGGAAATCCGTAGCGCTGGATGTAATAGGAAGAAATGGCTCCCTGAGGGACGGGGATAAAGCAAAGGTGCTCTGTTGAGGTAAATCCCGCCTGCCCAGCACAGCCACCCACCCTTCAGGCCACGAAAATGCTACAGACTCCAGGTCACTGGAGCTGAAGGAATGTTTTGCAGAGCCTGGAGTCACACCACTCCCTGTCACAAACTGGGCGTGTCCCTCCTGTTCACAAATCACCAGAGAAGTCCAGTGCAGGTTTGGAACCACGAGCATGAGGTCATCTCAAAAACTGCTGATCTTGAGATTTCAGGTAGAGAGAACAAACCAACCCCTAACTAGTGCTTGCTTTATAAGCTCCAAATTCTTgatatagcattaaaaaaaaaaaaaaaaaaagaaggtaacaGGATGCCAGTAAGCAAACTCATGGGAGCAGATAATGCCTCACACACTCGCTCTATCACCCTAGCAACTGGATAAACAATAATTGGACGTGAAAGTGCAGAGAACAACGTTCTAAGGAAAGTAATCCAAAAAAGACAGTGTGCAGGGAGGGCTATCTGAGCACTACCTGCAAAAAGAGGGATGATGAAAAACATGGGTCCTGCTTGGTTCGCCCACACATGACACCTATGTGACAAATGAAAATGCCTTTTCAGAGTCAGTTCTTTCCCGATCCTCAAGCTGCTTGTCTGCACAGGCTCCTTCTTGGAGGCAAGAGTTCTCGCATAAGGCAAGCAAAGCCTGCTCTGAATTTCACATCCAACTAAAAGCCACGTGTGGATTATCAGTCCCAATGGCTTGGCTGTTTTCTGTCtgccctttctctgcctttctgaCCGGCGTCAGTCTGTCTGGGttctgcactgtcggcttccacAGGGCCACATGGCTCTTCCTTCAGCTCCATGCACTGGCCTCATAGCATACTTTAGATGCTGATGGTTTGGCTTTGATGTTCTGCCTCATGGTGGCAGAGGCTGTTTTCAGCATGTCAGTGTGAATCATACAGGTgtgtgcagtggttcacacctgtgatcccagcactttgggagactgaggcaggaaaattgcccaatctgagcaacatagtgagactctgtcactaccaaaataataaaaaaaaaaaaattagctgtgcatggtggtgcacgcctgtggtcccagctactcaggaagctgaggcagggggatcacttgagcccacgagttggtggctgcagtgagctatgatcatgccactgcactccaacttgggtgacaaggtgagactctgtctctgaaaagaaaacaaaagtgctTCTGTGGCTGAGACTCCCAATGAGAAGttctcacagcagcccctcctccacatggcccaAGACTCCCAGTTACACGACTCCCTCCAGGCCTCAGAGTGCCCTTGTCCCTTGTTCACACCAACATTCTCTCCCACCCAGAGTTCCTTCTGGTTGTTCTGGCTCTGTGGTAAGCATTTCCCACCAAAGGGCCCCAGAGGCAGGacccagatctctctctctctacttcatTGTGCCCACAGGACAATGGAGAACAGGGCTGGCCAACGAGGACACACCAGCGCATTCACAGCCGGTGTCCACTGCAAACGGGTGGCGCCGCCGTGATGGGTAAACGTTTTTCCCATTACCCGTGGGACCAGGcactattttaagtgctttaaaCATATTAACTCATCTAATTTGCACAACAGCCGTGTAAGATGAACAGCAGCATTCCCCTtgttccagatgaggaaaccgagacaCAAAGTCACAAAGCTGGTAGAACCAGGATTCAGTCCCAGGCTGTCCAGTGCCAGGGCCTGTGCTGCGCCAGCCCCGCtggtatttctttgttttccccAAGGCTGCCTCCTTCAAGCTTCATCAGCAGTCCCTAGAATTTCAGCACTTTGTGCATTTTTTCTTTAGCTATGCAATCACCTGCCATTTTTATCTCTATTCTAATAAATTCCTAGTGGAATTTTCCAAAGTCCTGCCGACCATAAGGCATGTacctgagcacctactatgtgcaaggcactgatCCAGACACTGACTTACATCTTAGGCTAAACTGAAGACCCTGCAAGTGTATGCCTGTGGGTGAATGAACAAGGgagtgtgcagtgtgtgtgtgtgtgtgtgtgcgcgtgtgtgtgtgtgtgtgtgtctgtgtgtgtgtgtgtctgtgtgtgtctgtgtgtgtgtgtgtctgtgtctgtgtgtgtgtgtctgtgtctgtgtgtgtgtgtgtctgtgtgtgtgtgtgtctgtgtgtgtgtctgtgtgtgtgtgtgtgtgtgtgtgcgcgcgcgtgctaCAGTGCTTCCCTGGTAGCTGCCAGCTCTTAAATGTGCCACATCGCCAGAAAGGAGACCTACCACAACTGAGCATGATGGTACTGGTGGGCCAAGCTTCTCCTCTAAATGAGGTGCACAGGCACCAAGGCAAGTCTGGGACCAGACTTTATCCTGTATCTGCAACAAATTCATTCCAGAacctgaggaaggaaggaaacaaacaacaGACACATCTTGAAAACGGACCTTTTGTGAAAATGCACAAATCTGGCAAACAGCAGATAATTCTCTTGACGCAACTTGTACTGGAGCTCTTTCTTCATGGAAGGTATGCATGCTTGTGTTGTTCTGGAACCAGAGAACCAGAGGCCCTAGGGGCCCTTGGAAACACATGGCACCACACCTCCTCCAAATATTCCTCATCAACTCAAACACTACAGTTAGCTTGGAAATCTGCTGCTCAGAGACCTCCCAGGGGGCCTGGAACTAGCAGCAACACACTGACCAGTAACCACTCTCTATGTCCCTTAGGTTTCCAGGTCAGCCCCCAGGGATTTCTCAATATCATCTGACCTTTCAAGGAAAGGTCTCAGAGTCCTCTACACTTCCTCCTGGTCACTGAGATCAACCTATTAGCTCCTTCCTAAAACATCCTCCTCCCAAGGCTTCCCTGAGGATGGGAAAGGACAGGGAACCCAGAGCATGGGTGGAGAGACCTCCTCCTCCACTGAGCCAATGTGGAGGCAGACAGAGGTGGGCTGGGATGCTAATGGTGTCACCTGCCCAGGTGAAATTAGGAGGTGCCATCTCAGGTGAGTGAAGGGGAGCAGAGTGGAGGGCCCAGCTGCGGCCGAGGAACATAAACCTCCGGAATGCCCCCCGCAGCAGCTGCTGCGGTTATCAGCCCTGTGGCAGGAGTGCAGAACACGGGTGGACATGCAGGCTACTCCAAGTTGACTGTTCTGCCTGTCTGAGTTCTACGGAGCTAGCTGTAGGGAACCCTGTTGCCTCCTTCAGATTGTGAGGGAAGCTTAACAGCACTCCTTAGTCACTCTCTCTCCTGAAACCAGAATAAAGCCTGGCACACAACAGCCCTCAAAACCTTCCCATGAACTCCCACGAGGCTCAGAGCATCCCGGGCTCCATTCTGAAGCCACGTCCACGGCTCTGGGCTCCTGCCCTGCATTCTCCACCCCCATTCTGTCCACACTCTTCTCACTCTTAGGCTCATCCAAGAGTTCCTGCAGCAACCTCCTCCCAGCTTTCCCTCCTCACTGGCATCAtccacagtttattttttttagcgTTTTGAGTCTAGAAGCTCATAAATCTCACGAGTTCACCAAATGTGAAACAAAAACTTTACTAGCTCCTTGCAGGAGCCAGGCTCCATGATTGCCCCTGCTGATCCCAACCTCCTGGTCTTCACCCCTTGTGAGGTTCCCCCCAACATTATACTGGGTCAGCTGTACCTAGTGTGTGACCAGTAAGATGAGACAAAAGTGATGGCACATCACTTCAAGATTAGGGTATAAAAGACTGCTCAGCTTCTGCTTGGCCtctgtctcctccctccctctctgcaaTGTCACTAATGGCCCCATAAAGAGGTCCACATGTGAGGAACTGCGGCCTCTTGCCTGTAGTCCTGTGCATGATGCTGGAAACGGATCCTCTAGCCCCAGTGGACCCTGAAGATGACTTCAGCCCCGGCTGCCAGCCTGACTGCCACCTTGTGGGAGATCCTAAGCCAGCACCTCCCAGCTAAGCTGCCCCCACACTCCTGACTCTCAGACACTAGGTGAGAAAATAAACATGGTGGTCTTCAGCTGCTAAGTGTTGGGGTCATTTGTTAAGTGGCAAAAGATAATGAGTACACTTCCTTCCTGGCAATAGATGACAGGGCTACAAGATTGGCACCCACTCAGGGTAGATGGGGCTCCCACTGCCTGCACACCCACATGCCACATGCAGGCTGCCCAGGCACCCACCCCATACCCCGAGGCTCACCATCGCTGTAGTCAATAGGGGAGTAAGAGCCAAGGAACAGGGAAGCAGCAAAGCTACTGACCAAAGAAATTCTCtgtaaaggaaagaaacagtTAGAGGTGCCTCACTTCCACACACCCTGCGCTACTGAATGCttctgacacacacacagcatgAAAAAAAATTGGTGAGGGAAGTGGAAACGTTGAGCAAAAGGCCCAAATAATGGTGGAGACTGTGCATCTCAGATAGGAGCTGCTGGAATACCATGAGCGGACTCCTCAGGAGAGCATTCATTCTCTACAGTTTCTGATGGGCCATAAAACTGCcaaggtcaaaagagacaaaagccAAAAGCCCTATGAGAAAGGGCTTAGGGAAGCTGCCTTTCCATCCAGAATCCACATGCTGGGGAATGTGTGCCCGGATTTCCTTCCTCTATTTCCTTGGCATTTACTTCTGCTCACAAGGGAAGTGGATGTGTGGCCTCAGAACTAACCAGGACACTCTCAGGGCTTCAGGAAAGCTGACTCCTCAGAAGCCACAGACCCTGAGCAGTAGCCAGAGAAATAAATGATGGATTTTCAATGCCACCCTGAGGGTCTGTACTTCCGCATGAGAATCATGGGCCTTTGGAACTGTGGAGAGAATGTTATCACCCCCTGTCCTCTGTCAGGCCAACTTCGTTCCACACACAGAATTTAGGGAGGGTTTTCACCACTCCACCCAAAGCCTACATTAATGGCTAATGCTGCAGAGTAATCTGGAACCTCAAATCATTAAATAATAAACCACATGTTAATTTCTAAGATTAAAAAGGCGCTTTGGTTTAACGTGAGCTGATCGTTTCCTTATCACAAGATGAAAATCACTAGCCAGGGTGTGGGGCTGTTTCTCAGGCAGCAACAAGCGCTGGCTTCAGCAGCTGTGGAGCCAGGAATGAACCTGGGTTCCTGTGACAGCGGCTCTGGCTGAAGGGCTACAGCTGGGGACACAAAGGCCTAGTCCTGCACATTTCCAAAGAAAACACTGACTCCACGCCAGCCATGTGCCTGGTAGTCCTCCTGTGTTAACCACATAGGAAAGTGAGCAGACACAGCCTGCTCAGACACCCAGATCTTCTACTCAGGTGGTCTCGGGAACATGTCAGTCCCCAGTGCTCCCACCTGGACCTTCACCCTCACCCTTCTGGTCAGGAGAACCCCTGACTTCTCTTTCCCACATTCCATTCTTCCCCTCCTCTTTGAAAATGTCCTGACAATGAGAAAAAAGCACATCGAATATATCATTGGTTAATGTCTGCTTATCAATGTTTTCAGTCACTGCACATGAGATGTATCTATTCTAATGGATTATGAAAAGAATTCAACTGTGACTTTCAATCAAACAGGAACATTTAACCAACCTCCGTGTGTGAGTAGGCCTCGGGGTTCTGCTGGTAAATTTTTGCAATTTGGTTTCCTGTAAAACGctggaaaagaaatataaattcttaGGAACCCAAATCCTACACAGAATGAATAATCACCTCCATAAAGTGAGTTTACTGTAGCAAGCTCTGTATAGGAGTTGGTATCATGAAAGCTTTTAAAAGTAAGCCCCAACTGGCcacggtggtgtgtgcttgtaatcccagctactcaagaggctgaagtgggaggagctctggagcccaggagtccagcctgggcaacacagtgagaccccatctctaataaataaaatattttttaaatcagcattAAATCTGTTTGCTATCTACTGAACAATGGGATTTTGGCCTTTAAATCCTTAAAATGTCCTTAGTAATCAAATATTCAGGCAGTAAACAATGGCTCTGCACCCACAGGATAGAGAAGTGAGTAACTTTCGGGCCTTCCTGGAGGGCCTCTCCCACATCAGGACCAGACAACACTGAGTGAATGACCCTTGCTCTTCACACAGCATGGTGACTGTTCTGACCAAGGCACCAGAGCGGGGATCGGGGTATTTTCCCCATCCACATATTGTTATTTCAGGTGGCCCAAGTAGGGTTGGCCCTATCCCCAAAACTTCTACTTGGGTCATAAGACTCAAGCTGGTCTAATCACAATCACCCCTGGGGACATCGCTGAACCAGTGGAACagagacattcttttttttttttttttttttttttaactttgctaGGCACTGCACTCAGTGCCTTACGTGCACTGGCTTCTTTCAACTTCAAACCTACCCAAAACATAAGTCCTGTTGTAATCCCCAGGTTACAGACAATGAGAGGAGGAGCCCTCCTCACCCCCAAGCACAGCACCTCCGTGTCAGGAGCACAGCCATGTGCAcacccagcctggcctgggaACACACAGGGCGGCAGGT
This window of the Theropithecus gelada isolate Dixy chromosome 2, Tgel_1.0, whole genome shotgun sequence genome carries:
- the XYLB gene encoding xylulose kinase isoform X3 — protein: MDSSTTAQCRQLEAAVGGAQALSCLTGSRAYERFTGNQIAKIYQQNPEAYSHTERISLVSSFAASLFLGSYSPIDYSDGSGMNLLQIQDKVWSQTCLGACAPHLEEKLGPPVPSCSVVGAISSYYIQRYGFPPGCKVVAFTGDNPASLAGMRLEEGDIAVSLGTSDTLFLWLQQPMPALEGHIFCNPVDSQHYMALLCFKNGSLMREKIRDKSASRSWSKFSKALQSTEMGNGGNLGFYFDVMEITPEIIGCHRFNAESHKVAAFPGDVEVRALIEGQFMAKRIHAEGLGYRIMSKTKILATGGASHNRDILQVLADVFGAPVYVIDTANSACVGSAYRAFHGLAGGRDVPFSEVVKLAPNPRLAATPSLGASQVYEALLPQYAKLEQRILSQTRGPLE